attaattttcgaaacaaaaagattatttttttacctaaaaatacaattttctaacaaaatacaagaacttgtaacaaaatagttgacttttcaattaaaaaaggcaactattcaaccaaatagcttaattttcaacaaaggaaaaagaatttttaacataaaatggaatagttacatttttagtaacaagaaattaattttcagcctaactgatcaattttcaactaaaattcttaatctttaactggaataattgaattttcaaaaaaaaaaatatatatataagttctctaaaaaaaaaacaatttttcacaaaaatagatgaattttcaataagatagttaaattttcaattaaagaagacaaatattcaaccaaatagttaaattttgaactaaaaaaaaaggattttcaacaaaaattataacaaaaaaataattttcaacctaactgatgaattttcaacaacaaaaaaatgaagttttaagcaataagattaattttcgaaacaaaaagattaattttNNNNNNNNNNNNNNNNNNNNNNNNNNNNNNNNNNNNNNNNNNNNNNNNNNNNNNNNNNNNNNNNNNNNNNNNNNNNNNNNNNNNNNNNNNNNNNNNNNNNgcttcaaaagaataaaaacattttcttaagattcccagaaaaattgaaaatgattttgcagtttgaaaaattattttaatatttcaaaaggtttccaaagttatcaaaaaagaatctagaagtctttaaggaaatcttttaaaatgtaaaggaatttctaaaaatgggagaacattcgattcattttaaaagatatttatcacATTTTTCCTACCATTTTATAAAGtcaaggaactttaaaaaaaaatccgaatcttcttgcaaaatcaattattatccactttttaaatcctaaaaagcaattcaatttaaaaaatcatgaattaatttatattcacagttgatcaattaaaaaagtttgaaaaattattttaatatttcaaaaggtttccaaagttgtcaaaaaagaatctagaagtcTAAATCCTAAAAAggaactcaatttaaaaaatcatgaattaatttatattcagttgatcaacttaaaattttttttttaattaaaaatcttctaataaaaacattttcttaagattcccagaaaaattgaaaatgattttgcagtttgaaaaattattttaacatttcaaaaggttttttttaatttataggaattcATAAAAATGGGAGGAcatttgattcattttaaaagatatttatcgcatttttcctacaatttttagaatatcaaggaaattaaaaaaaaaatccgaatcttcttgaaaaatcaatcatcgatcagttgatcaacttaaaatgttttttttttttttttaattaaaaatcttctactttaaactcttctaatttttaaaagttaaagacattaaaactgcattttaaaattctttaaattgaaatgtacgctcaaaaatgaaaaaaattgatcatttttaaactaagactttcaaattacgcattctaaactaaatggcataattaaaaataattgcaatttaactaattattttaaaaaacgattgaaatcaAGGTTGGGCagcattttttcttctaaaaatctataaaatttccggtcaaaaaataaattaccttGTTGGAAAGTTCCACCTTTTCAACAACCTCTTCGACTTCCAAATCATCATTAATTATGGGCGTAAGAACAACTTCCTTGTTGTCTTTTTCTTTCAATTCCTTGTTTTCAGTCTCTTTGGCAACTTTGTCTTTGATTTCATGCTTCTCCTGGTCTTTGGCTGCAACTTCGCTGATCAGCTCAGCTTTCTTTGccgtcttttttgttttctttgtagGGGTATCTTCCTCTTTCTTCTTGTTCTTCTTGTCTTTTCTCGAGTAGGCTTCTTTCCAGTCACCTGAAagattcaaacattaaaaattatcttttctctctctaaaaaaaaaatgtaaattaatttcgaagaatttggGTAAAAAGATTGCAAGTTTTGAGAGACCTTACCCTCATCAAAATCGACTGGTTTCTCTTGCAGCTGATTCTTCAGATTCTTTTTGTTCTTAACTTGTTCGAACTTGTTTTCCTTTCCTGATTTGACTTCTTGGTTCTTCTCCCTTTTCACGGCAGCTGGTTTGTTGTCTTCCTGTTTCCTTTCTTTTAGCTTTCCGTCAAGTTCTTCAGTCTTTGATGACTTTTTGGCTGTTTCCGTTTTCACAGAAGCCACCTTTTTCGAAGGACTCGCCTTTTCGACAGCTACCTGCCCATTGGTTGCCTTCTGAAAATAATCAAAGTTATTacaataataacaatttattctatatttttcaagCATCGCTATTCACACAATTCTAGGGTACACTTATTACTGTATTTAAAACAACTacatcatttttttctattcaagcTGGtcaaattgatattaaatttttcccCACGGCACACTTTTAATGaacgaatatatttttattaattaaatagcaataatattgcatttttttattataatcccataattatcaaattaaaatatatgcacaaattaaaatagcTGCATCCGCTTTCatacactttttatttaatttgaataataatttcaagaataagaagaaaaaagtaaTCAAGTTCAGTTTGTTTTTATATCGTAATCCATTCTCGACACTGATTCATATTGCAcatgtttacaattaaaaattcgacaacttgtttaattttgactgtttatagtttataataatacaatttttaacatcttcaggatggccgttttaatcgaagaaaaaaattcccggttttttcccggttcgcaaacatttttcacggccaatgaaatttaaaaaatcaaactatattctaaaaaattttccatataaaataataaacaataaggaacaaatgaaagcattcaaagtggaactcttgaattccaaatattgaaattgaagtttaaaagtttttcaattcaaaaatccacgttaacattttcaatagtataAATTAACGAATCAAGCAAtgacctttaaaaattttcaaaattatattattttaagtcattttaagctagacacattaaaaatttaaaaataatttttttaacttaacaattcttaaattagaagttaaattatttttattttaaatagtctaggcatccttcaaaagctttaaaattttatttcaaaatcttgaaaaatctagaagtggttttaaatttttccaaattcaaaataatttttgaattttttgacggaacttttaaatatatttcaaaatgaattgaattttttctataacttttaggaaatcctgcaaatttagaaaaaaaaatttatttcaatttataaataacaataaatcacttactatttgtaaaaatattagagtaattttaagagatatttagaaattttaaaaagattcgaattagatttagaacttgaaataatttgaaatacttacagccgaatttaaaataaaatttagatttttgcagatttcaaacaaaaaatttagaatttttttaagaattgtgagacTTCAGAAGAATCACAAAtatcttaagattcttaggaaaatttaaaaacacacttcgtttaaattacttgaaataatttcaagtttgtaattaattttgaatcttttcaaaacttctatgtatctcttataattaataaaaaaatttctacaaatgacaagtgttcaattgttatttatgcgtcaaaatgtaacaaattcacttataaattaaacattttttaaatagaacaattaaaattgtaacgctaaaagtttaaaacttcttcgaaaatctaaagattcaaagctttctatgtgaaacaattcactttcaaattgttctttttttaatatttgatttcaatttactggtcttaaataaacagtgaaatattcttaatttaataaaaacctttaattatgagtATATTAttgtggatttatttttaagttgaaaatagtaaaacgcacgtttacattttttaatagctgaaaaaattaatagaaataatatattaataaatttattcattaaattcaatataaaaaataatataaagaaatacctgaaactctgaatttaaaatatattattgataaatcatgagaatttttatttaaaaataaaattatcggaataactATTAATACTTAGAGtgcagatccattttaaaaataatgtatttatttataattgcagttgataaaataaaactgttttttatcgcaaattttcaacttcaaaagcttttaattttttattgtttaaatcctcaaaacagcactttaattatttttaaaactgttaaaaacgaACTTGGGcagtttttcttctgaaaattcgtaaaattcccggtttctcgGTCTAGCGGACACcctgtttttcatgaaaaaatcgtagattttaaaaacttctatttttttttaaactttaaaactgcattttaaaattcttacaattaaaatatatgcttgaaaattacaaatctaaaacgaaaaaatttcaaagtgaaagatttttgaattgagcattctaaactaaatgatataataattgataaaaattacaatttaggaaattatttaaaaacagttaaaatcaaagttggacaaaatttttattctataaattttgtaaaattccgggtccaacaataaattcactgtcatttccaggttttccctgaccccataaaattcccggttttccaggtttcccggtgcAGCGGCCACCGTGACCTTtttgaaatcgttcaaatttgaatgttttttttaatagttccattttgaagatttacaactgagaaatcattaattttgaaaatatacaatcgAAGAactcaattttcaagattaatatttagaaaatagtttatataatattcatatgttatatgatattttaatagtatttaatcctaaaagattttgttttgtttataataattttgtttttaaggctTATAATTAAGAACTCTTAAATCTtgaagatgtataaataacattTCTTCAACTTGGATGGATTTGAAGATCAAAATTTATATgttcaattctaaattaaaaaattgaagaaatttaatatcTTAATCACCAAAATTACAGAATGCTTCATTGTGAAACTTAAAacaagcattattttttaattataaattcccaacattgaaaattcttcaaatttaaaaaatgtgtaattaaacattcttaaactttgattatttttaacataaaaagtcaagtttttactttaaaatcttcataaattAAAGGAACTTCGAATGTTAATCTTCAATATTACAGCGTTTTTATGTGTAAAGTTAAAACTGGgatgatttttaaatgtaaatattaaaaattaaaaactgttcaattttaaatattgaccATGGAAAGTTGCACAGTTTCGAGCATCACAattattgaaaactcttcaattttaaacaaggaaaaataaatattaaattttaattactttggaGAACTAAAGTCTAGTATTCAATTATAAATCTACCAAATTGaacaaattgattattttcatcATTAAAATTGTAGCAATTTACTGGTAAAACcaaaaacttgcataatttttcattgtaaatttttaaaattaagaacggctcaattttgaatattgaaaattcaaagttctttAACTACAAGCTTTACAATCATTGAAAACTCTTCaagttttaacaaacaattataaaactttgaaatatacgtatttaaaattgaagttttcaaattttgaagtttaCATCTAAAAGTTAgtcaagtttttaagtttttcaattaaaagctctaattttgataattaactttcgaaagttcttaaatttaaaatatttagaattgaaaactttacttttgatttctaaaatcatccaaatttaagaatttttatttttgtttttttaaaactggaagaattttcaattgaagctcttcaaaattgtagaaattttaattattagccgttaaaattgaagaatttgttaaaactattagcaattaaaaaatttgcaaattgtaagtttaacaaataaaaattctgtaatgtTTATAATGTTACATTCAACAAATCCTTTCGTTGGTATaagttcaaacaaatattttcttgaattaaacaaatatttgtttgattcagataaaatttatttcattcaaaaacgtCATTGTTTAGCTCAAACGAacatttcaataaacattttcaaaattcaagaattttcaattgtaactcttcaaaattgcagaactttgaattaaaagtgtttaattttgaaaaattgcaataaaaatattgcaggttttaagttatatatttatagatgctgtaattttgatgatcaacattcgaaatttctttaatttagaagatttagaattgaaaactttacttttaattttcaaaattagccaaatttatgagtttttatttttatttctttaaaatttaagactttAAATCAAGTCACGTGTTTTGGTCTAAATCTGCCAAATTGAAGCAATTTCGAATGTGAagaatcaaaattacagaatttttcataGCAACACTCATCAAACCGTAcataattttaacgatttaaaataaaaagttctacaattttgacgaattttgattgaaaactgttcaattttgagatatataaataaaaattcttaaatcgtaattattttgaagatcaaaagtaaagttttcaattctaaatatgttaaatttaagaaatttcgaagatttatcatcaaaattagagtaaaattaattttaaaccttaaaacttagattaattttaattgtgaatttaaaaaaataaaaactgtttagttttaaattaattaattttaaagtcctaaaattgtttgtttaaacttgaagtttgaaataattgtaaagcTTCAAATTAcagaactttgaattttcaatatttaaaattgaagttcctaatttaataaaaaaatacaataaaaattatgcaa
This Belonocnema kinseyi isolate 2016_QV_RU_SX_M_011 chromosome 3, B_treatae_v1, whole genome shotgun sequence DNA region includes the following protein-coding sequences:
- the LOC117168997 gene encoding myb-like protein X isoform X2 — translated: MDMDMGGYILLPAVCAVCAVCLLYVFGFKNAEVPPFAQLSVSYDVASKKKRSKTREKKATNGQVAVEKASPSKKVASVKTETAKKSSKTEELDGKLKERKQEDNKPAAVKREKNQEVKSGKENKFEQVKNKKNLKNQLQEKPVDFDEGDWKEAYSRKDKKNKKKEEDTPTKKTKKTAKKAELISEVAAKDQEKHEIKDKVAKETENKELKEKDNKEVVLTPIINDDLEVEEVVEKVELSNKIEKPEKPEKEEKKGKSKKAKKVSESDSAPPAAPKPEPQVVEKKVEKVVEKKVVEKKVAEKKLVEKKVEEIIIEDVSEPIKSEQNVEKAVPVFDELDVWTEAKPQKKSKKKARKDN
- the LOC117168997 gene encoding myb-like protein X isoform X1, encoding MDMDMGGYILLPAVCAVCAVCLLYVFGFKNAEVPPFAQLSVSYDVASKKKRSKTREKKATNGQVAVEKASPSKKVASVKTETAKKSSKTEELDGKLKERKQEDNKPAAVKREKNQEVKSGKENKFEQVKNKKNLKNQLQEKPVDFDEGDWKEAYSRKDKKNKKKEEDTPTKKTKKTAKKAELISEVAAKDQEKHEIKDKVAKETENKELKEKDNKEVVLTPIINDDLEVEEVVEKVELSNKIEKPEKPEKEEKKGKSKKAKKVSESDSAPPAAPKPEPQVVEKKVEKVVEKKVVEKKVAEKKLVEKKVEEIIIEDVSEPIKSEQNVEKAVPVFDELGDVWTEAKPQKKSKKKARKDN